A single Rhodothermales bacterium DNA region contains:
- a CDS encoding DUF4252 domain-containing protein — protein MNVHRLLPVLFLALATSGCYQLNEMRSLRDDIGHETDTRFDTGVSLSLGPGMAQTASWITRHVDDTDARMVSRALNGVRRMKGAVYPFKHAGNAWDLDPRALPHFSHNGWELALKTVDYDDVSWVFYRERRGSVRDIYTIVITDSELVLVRVQGHLNALLDLAIAEAEGEGTEIVDLEY, from the coding sequence ATGAACGTGCACCGCCTGCTACCCGTCCTCTTCCTGGCCCTGGCCACTTCGGGCTGCTACCAGTTGAACGAGATGCGCTCCCTCCGCGACGACATCGGACACGAAACCGATACCCGGTTCGACACCGGCGTGTCGCTGTCCCTGGGGCCCGGCATGGCCCAGACCGCCAGCTGGATCACCCGGCACGTGGACGATACCGATGCCCGGATGGTCAGTCGCGCGCTGAATGGCGTGCGCCGGATGAAGGGCGCCGTTTACCCCTTCAAGCACGCCGGCAACGCTTGGGATCTCGATCCCCGTGCATTGCCTCACTTCTCCCATAACGGATGGGAGCTTGCCCTCAAGACGGTCGATTACGACGACGTATCCTGGGTCTTCTACCGGGAGCGGCGCGGCTCCGTCCGCGACATCTACACGATCGTCATCACCGACTCCGAGCTGGTGCTGGTGCGCGTCCAGGGGCACCTGAACGCGTTGCTCGACCTCGCCATCGCGGAGGCCGAAGGCGAGGGGACCGAAATCGTCGATCTGGAATATTGA
- a CDS encoding iron-containing alcohol dehydrogenase, producing the protein MPFRLPTHVYIEPGCLDRLPGLVASLDGGPVLLVYDAGLKATRWPARVLDLLVTCGHEVMVFDGVEVNPRNTTIDRLAAGARDRGIRCVVGLGGGSVLDAAKAVAMLLRNPGGCLDYEGRNRFAHGSAPFIAIPTTCGTGSEVTWVSVITDAAAKRKASVKGDGMFPRVALVDAQLLRTLPHALVAQTGADALTHAVEAYTGQAANPVSDALAEQAVTLLFSYLRRAAADIEHDDEAREGVMRAATIAGIAFGNADVAGVHCLSESLGGLWDVPHGLANAILLAPVMRYHLPHIEPKLARLEALVEPERAGATGERFIERLETLVSDLGIPPFSSLHIPSGAYAQVAEAAEANNSNASNPQPMDANAYLHILRHLP; encoded by the coding sequence GTGCCTTTTCGTCTTCCCACGCACGTCTATATCGAACCCGGCTGTCTCGATCGGCTTCCGGGTCTTGTCGCCTCCCTCGATGGGGGGCCTGTCCTGCTCGTCTACGACGCCGGTCTGAAGGCGACCCGCTGGCCGGCGCGCGTGCTCGATTTGCTCGTGACCTGCGGCCACGAGGTGATGGTGTTCGACGGCGTCGAGGTCAATCCCCGAAACACCACGATCGATCGGCTGGCCGCCGGCGCGCGCGATCGGGGCATACGCTGTGTCGTCGGGCTGGGGGGAGGCAGCGTGCTGGATGCGGCGAAGGCGGTGGCCATGCTGCTGCGCAACCCCGGCGGCTGCCTGGATTACGAAGGCCGCAACCGGTTTGCGCATGGATCGGCGCCATTCATCGCCATCCCCACCACCTGCGGGACGGGTTCGGAAGTGACGTGGGTCTCGGTGATCACGGACGCGGCGGCGAAGCGCAAGGCGAGCGTGAAGGGAGACGGCATGTTTCCCCGCGTCGCGCTGGTCGATGCCCAGTTGCTGCGTACCCTGCCTCACGCGCTGGTCGCCCAGACCGGCGCCGATGCGCTGACCCATGCCGTGGAGGCGTATACCGGCCAGGCGGCCAATCCCGTCTCCGATGCCCTCGCGGAACAGGCCGTCACCCTGCTATTTTCCTACCTCCGGCGCGCGGCAGCCGATATCGAGCACGACGATGAGGCCCGCGAGGGCGTCATGCGCGCGGCCACGATCGCCGGCATCGCGTTCGGGAATGCGGACGTGGCCGGCGTGCACTGCCTGTCGGAGTCGCTGGGAGGGCTCTGGGATGTGCCGCACGGGCTCGCGAACGCGATCCTGCTGGCGCCCGTCATGCGTTACCATCTGCCCCACATCGAACCGAAGCTGGCCCGACTGGAGGCGCTGGTGGAGCCGGAGCGCGCCGGCGCGACCGGCGAGCGATTCATCGAACGGCTCGAAACGCTCGTCAGCGACCTGGGCATTCCGCCGTTTTCATCCCTCCACATCCCGAGCGGCGCCTACGCGCAGGTAGCGGAGGCCGCCGAGGCCAACAACTCCAACGCGTCCAATCCGCAGCCGATGGATGCGAACGCCTATCTGCACATCCTGCGTCATCTCCCGTAA
- a CDS encoding sigma-70 family RNA polymerase sigma factor, with amino-acid sequence MTHRQFEQHVLQYQHRVFGFAYHFLGDREEAEDVTQEVFIRFWNHRGEVDGGQPIGWLLRVTRNASVDALRRRNSYRKTISGDSEQVELARGDAPGPAKDAESSDFRAMLDQALDRLSEPYKSLVILRELQDLSYQEIADTLALPLTTVKVYLHRARKMLRDHLTEVMHRETH; translated from the coding sequence GTGACCCATCGACAATTCGAGCAACACGTTTTACAGTATCAGCATCGGGTCTTCGGGTTCGCCTACCATTTCCTCGGCGACCGCGAGGAGGCGGAAGACGTCACGCAGGAGGTCTTCATCCGCTTCTGGAATCATCGCGGTGAGGTAGACGGGGGGCAGCCCATAGGCTGGTTGCTGCGCGTGACGCGCAATGCATCCGTCGATGCGTTGCGTCGCCGGAATTCGTATCGAAAAACCATTTCCGGCGACTCCGAGCAGGTCGAACTCGCCCGAGGCGACGCGCCGGGGCCGGCGAAGGATGCCGAGAGCAGCGACTTTCGGGCCATGCTGGATCAGGCGCTGGACCGGTTGTCCGAGCCGTATAAAAGCCTGGTCATCTTGCGCGAACTGCAGGATCTGAGCTACCAGGAGATCGCCGATACGCTGGCACTCCCGCTCACGACCGTCAAAGTCTACCTGCACCGCGCCCGCAAGATGTTGCGCGACCACTTAACGGAGGTAATGCATCGTGAAACCCATTGA
- a CDS encoding PAS domain S-box protein encodes MLEYFTAFFEPNTTSPATRFGWPDDMFWLHVLSNVLLAIACLAIPVAFARLARGRNDSTFSSLMSLFGITVLLFGLSYASDIWVVWTGAYRIAGLLDAVTAFLCLTVAVILHALVPTLVCIPSPYELKHINDSLQSEIDEREEAELELIRHRGHLEELIRERTQELESVNLLLRKEIRTREQAEASVRHSETRYQSLYEKYLDLYENAPDMYVSVDALSGMIVQCNVTLSDQTGYPKHVLIGMPFFSLSTPAFRRRTYEALDRIHTDGEVYNVELQLRRKSGQPIDVTLNASAIRNENGVLIASRCSFRDITVQKRAQLAHEESNARIKAIVDHAVDAIITIDERGIIESFNPAAEAIFGYAHHEVYGKNVNCLMPMDYAAEHDAYLERYLISGERRIIGVGREVEGMRHDGTRFPIELSVSEVLVAGKRIFTGIVRDITERKQLEHIKDDFVSIVSHELRTPLTSINGSLGVLASGTVGAIPEAAQRMIGIARRNCERLVRLINDLLDLQKMEAGKFDIHREPVNLVQLMNQSLESNAGFARAHNVRLELVSTTEPCPLDGDPDRLLQVMANLISNAAKFSPTDETITIRVDREPEMVRVAIEDRGIGIPEEQIATIFDKFVQVDSTLQRQKGGTGLGLSISKRIIEMHGGRLSVESTMGKGTTFFFELPLAPVEEGTLTS; translated from the coding sequence ATGCTCGAGTATTTCACGGCGTTTTTTGAACCGAATACCACATCGCCGGCGACTCGATTCGGCTGGCCGGACGACATGTTCTGGCTGCACGTGCTCTCGAATGTGCTGCTAGCGATCGCCTGCCTCGCGATACCCGTTGCCTTCGCGCGGCTGGCCCGCGGCAGGAACGATTCGACCTTCAGCAGCCTGATGTCCCTGTTCGGCATCACCGTCCTCCTTTTCGGGCTCTCGTACGCGTCGGACATCTGGGTGGTGTGGACCGGCGCGTATCGGATAGCCGGCCTGCTCGATGCCGTGACCGCGTTCCTCTGCCTGACCGTCGCGGTCATCCTGCATGCGCTGGTCCCCACGCTCGTCTGCATCCCCAGCCCCTATGAATTGAAACACATCAACGATTCGCTGCAAAGCGAAATCGACGAGCGTGAGGAAGCCGAACTGGAGCTCATCCGGCATCGCGGCCATCTCGAGGAGCTGATTCGGGAACGAACGCAGGAACTCGAGTCCGTCAATCTCCTGCTGCGGAAGGAAATCCGCACGCGCGAGCAAGCCGAAGCCAGCGTGCGTCATTCGGAGACGCGGTACCAGTCGCTCTACGAGAAATATCTGGATCTGTACGAAAACGCGCCCGACATGTACGTATCGGTCGACGCACTCAGCGGCATGATTGTCCAGTGCAACGTGACGCTGTCGGACCAGACGGGGTATCCCAAACACGTGCTGATCGGCATGCCCTTTTTCAGCCTCAGCACACCGGCCTTTCGCCGGCGGACCTACGAGGCGCTCGATCGCATCCACACCGATGGCGAGGTCTACAACGTGGAACTCCAGCTGCGACGCAAGAGCGGCCAGCCGATCGATGTCACCCTCAACGCCAGCGCCATACGAAACGAAAATGGCGTATTGATCGCCAGTCGATGCTCGTTCCGGGACATCACCGTCCAGAAACGGGCCCAGTTGGCACACGAGGAGTCGAATGCGCGCATCAAAGCCATCGTCGACCATGCCGTGGATGCCATCATTACCATCGATGAACGAGGGATCATCGAGTCGTTCAACCCCGCCGCGGAGGCCATCTTCGGCTACGCGCACCACGAGGTCTATGGCAAAAACGTTAACTGCCTCATGCCGATGGACTACGCGGCGGAGCACGATGCCTACCTCGAACGATACCTCATTTCCGGCGAGCGCCGCATTATCGGTGTAGGACGCGAGGTGGAAGGCATGCGCCACGACGGGACCCGATTCCCCATCGAATTATCGGTGAGCGAGGTACTCGTCGCCGGCAAGCGCATCTTCACCGGCATCGTTCGCGATATCACGGAGCGGAAACAGCTCGAGCACATCAAGGACGACTTTGTGTCGATCGTGAGCCACGAGCTGCGCACCCCCCTCACCTCGATCAACGGCTCGCTCGGCGTGCTCGCCTCGGGAACGGTCGGCGCCATCCCGGAGGCGGCCCAACGGATGATCGGCATCGCCCGGCGCAACTGCGAGCGCCTCGTGCGGCTCATCAACGATTTGCTCGACCTCCAGAAGATGGAAGCCGGCAAGTTCGATATCCACCGGGAGCCCGTGAACCTGGTGCAGCTGATGAACCAGTCGCTGGAATCCAATGCCGGGTTTGCCAGGGCACACAACGTCCGCCTCGAACTGGTCTCCACGACGGAACCGTGCCCGCTCGACGGCGATCCGGACCGGCTGCTCCAGGTCATGGCCAACCTGATCTCGAACGCCGCCAAGTTTTCCCCGACAGACGAAACGATAACCATCCGGGTCGACCGGGAGCCCGAGATGGTTCGGGTGGCGATAGAGGACCGGGGAATCGGCATCCCGGAGGAGCAGATCGCGACGATATTCGACAAATTCGTGCAGGTCGATTCGACCCTACAGCGGCAAAAAGGCGGCACCGGGCTCGGGCTCAGCATCTCGAAACGCATCATCGAGATGCACGGAGGACGCTTGAGCGTCGAGTCGACGATGGGCAAAGGCACGACCTTCTTTTTCGAACTGCCGCTCGCACCCGTGGAAGAGGGGACGCTGACGTCTTGA
- a CDS encoding DUF4252 domain-containing protein: MKAVHTRLPMLLLSLALAGAARPALGQDDLAQVAGYVDFTDLADQFGEAPTLEVNIKGPLLKLVAEASREEDPELADLLLKLQAIQVRGYPLRRSQFRSMERRSLMLAERLSEAGWETVVNLRDYGQYVDMYVKQNPKAIEGMVLLVLDTEAGETVFINIVGDIDPGEMGRIGSKFTTTPLDDLSN; the protein is encoded by the coding sequence ATGAAGGCTGTTCACACCCGTCTGCCCATGCTGCTGTTGAGCCTCGCGCTCGCCGGCGCCGCCCGGCCGGCGCTCGGCCAGGACGACCTGGCCCAGGTAGCGGGGTATGTCGACTTCACCGACCTGGCCGACCAGTTCGGCGAGGCGCCGACGCTCGAAGTCAACATCAAAGGGCCCTTGCTCAAACTCGTCGCCGAGGCGTCCCGCGAAGAGGATCCCGAACTGGCGGACCTGCTGCTCAAGCTCCAGGCGATCCAGGTGCGCGGCTATCCGCTCCGCCGTTCCCAGTTCCGAAGCATGGAGCGGCGCTCCCTCATGCTGGCCGAACGGCTCTCCGAAGCCGGCTGGGAGACCGTCGTCAACCTGCGCGATTACGGCCAGTATGTCGATATGTATGTCAAACAAAACCCGAAGGCCATCGAAGGCATGGTGCTCCTCGTGCTCGACACCGAGGCCGGCGAGACGGTCTTCATCAACATCGTCGGCGACATCGACCCCGGTGAAATGGGGCGCATCGGAAGCAAATTCACGACGACCCCGCTCGACGATCTTTCCAACTGA
- a CDS encoding AAA family ATPase, with the protein MSDLFNDAAERYRARNAPLADRMRPRSLHTFIGQGHVLGEGKLLRRAIEADQLSSLIFYGPPGTGKTTLARIIANTTSAHFTALNAVLAGVKDIRDAIHDAQERLKLQQKRTILFVDEVHRFNKAQQDALLPHVENGTVIFVGATTENPYFEVNKALVSRSRIFELRTLEEDDLRRVALMAIQDRERGYGTRNVVIDDDALAHLVSTANGDARSLLNALELAVETTRVDEQGVLRIDLPVAEQSIQKRAVLYDKEGDAHFDTISAFIKSLRGSDADAALYWMARMVYAGEDPRFIFRRMLIFASEDIGLADPRALQIAVAASQAYDYVGMPEGRFHLAQCCLYLATAPKSNTTLSFFDALQFVEQEQSHDVPNPIKDANRDKKGFGHGEGYLYPHAFRDHYVPQQYLPNEMQGTYFYKPSGQGYEQRIAAWMEAHQQRDEEEHLLRRVKRYAGKDEPPEERDQM; encoded by the coding sequence ACCTTTATCGGGCAGGGCCATGTGCTGGGGGAAGGCAAGCTCCTCCGGCGCGCCATCGAAGCCGACCAGCTGTCCTCCTTGATCTTTTACGGCCCTCCGGGCACGGGAAAGACGACGCTGGCCCGCATCATCGCCAACACGACATCGGCCCACTTCACGGCGCTGAATGCGGTGCTCGCCGGCGTGAAAGATATCCGCGATGCCATCCACGATGCCCAGGAGCGGCTGAAGCTGCAACAGAAGCGGACCATCCTCTTCGTCGACGAGGTGCACCGGTTCAACAAGGCCCAGCAGGATGCGCTGCTCCCGCATGTCGAAAACGGCACCGTCATTTTTGTCGGCGCAACGACCGAAAACCCGTACTTCGAGGTCAACAAGGCGCTGGTCAGCCGATCGCGCATCTTCGAACTGCGGACCCTGGAGGAGGATGACCTCCGCCGGGTGGCCCTCATGGCTATCCAGGACCGGGAGCGGGGCTATGGAACCCGCAACGTCGTCATCGACGACGACGCGCTCGCGCACCTCGTCAGCACCGCCAACGGCGACGCCCGCTCGCTGCTCAATGCGCTGGAGCTCGCTGTCGAAACCACACGCGTGGACGAACAGGGGGTGCTCCGTATCGATCTGCCGGTGGCCGAACAGAGCATCCAGAAACGAGCCGTCCTGTACGACAAGGAGGGCGATGCCCACTTCGACACGATCAGCGCCTTCATCAAAAGCCTCCGGGGGTCGGACGCCGACGCCGCGCTCTACTGGATGGCGCGCATGGTCTACGCCGGCGAGGACCCGCGTTTCATCTTTCGCCGCATGCTGATCTTCGCCTCCGAAGACATCGGCCTCGCGGATCCCCGCGCCTTGCAGATCGCCGTGGCCGCGTCGCAGGCATACGACTACGTGGGCATGCCCGAAGGGCGTTTCCACCTGGCACAATGCTGCCTCTACCTGGCCACCGCACCCAAAAGCAACACCACCCTGTCGTTTTTCGACGCGCTCCAGTTCGTGGAGCAGGAGCAGTCGCACGACGTTCCGAATCCGATCAAAGATGCCAATCGGGACAAAAAAGGGTTCGGCCATGGCGAGGGATACCTCTACCCGCACGCCTTTCGGGATCACTACGTCCCGCAACAGTACCTGCCGAACGAGATGCAGGGCACGTACTTCTACAAACCGAGCGGCCAGGGGTACGAGCAACGCATTGCCGCCTGGATGGAGGCGCACCAGCAACGCGACGAGGAAGAGCATCTGTTGCGCCGCGTGAAACGGTATGCCGGCAAGGACGAGCCGCCCGAAGAGCGCGACCAAATGTAA
- a CDS encoding S41 family peptidase, whose translation MKKTYVIPGFILLVIGLVLGMKIESVLSDTDTYEQLRKLENAFLIIQRQYVDEADPKKLVESAVNSMLEDLDPHSIYISPEEIADLQESYKGSFGGVGILFEIIRDTIRVVSTVTDGPSETVGVLAGDRIIAIDDTNAVGFSTNEVQKHLKGDIGTRVKMSVKRPGSKDPIDFTVKRGRIPLTTIDASYMIDDETGYVRIGRFAMTTYKEFRESVDQLLGEGMKRLVIDLRYNGGGIMEAAVKIADEMIADGKIIVYTKGRNAQYDQVKHSTAGGELETQPVIVLVNEYSASASEIVAGALQDHDRALIVGRRTFGKGLVQSQFELPDKSVLQMTISRYYTPSGRLIQTPYEGGDLESYYENKSLSHVTTFSLNDYVDSVPDSLKFRTTHNRIVFGGGGILPDYIVPLDTLSSPVAGAIIGNQLDQLFAREWFETHEQMYREQWSDKRSAFISSYEVDDATWDAFWKYAADKGVTLTSDAGQVSEEKKVFARSDANEQRLTIETRLKALIARQLYGSGVWHPIVNSIDPELTEALKLWDRSAALAANK comes from the coding sequence ATGAAAAAAACCTACGTCATCCCCGGATTCATCCTGCTCGTCATCGGGCTGGTCCTTGGCATGAAGATCGAATCCGTGCTTTCGGATACGGACACGTACGAGCAGCTCCGCAAGCTCGAGAATGCGTTTCTGATCATCCAGCGTCAGTATGTCGACGAAGCGGATCCGAAGAAGCTCGTCGAGAGCGCGGTCAACAGCATGCTCGAAGACCTCGATCCGCACTCGATTTATATCAGCCCCGAAGAGATCGCCGATTTGCAGGAAAGCTACAAGGGCTCCTTCGGCGGCGTGGGCATTCTTTTCGAAATCATCCGCGACACGATCCGGGTGGTTTCCACGGTGACGGATGGCCCGAGCGAGACGGTGGGCGTGCTCGCCGGCGACCGGATCATCGCGATCGACGACACGAACGCGGTCGGGTTTTCGACGAACGAGGTCCAGAAACATCTCAAGGGCGATATCGGCACCCGCGTCAAGATGTCGGTCAAGCGCCCCGGATCGAAAGATCCGATCGACTTCACGGTCAAGCGCGGACGGATTCCGCTCACCACGATCGATGCCTCGTACATGATCGACGACGAGACGGGTTACGTGCGTATCGGCCGCTTCGCGATGACGACGTACAAGGAATTCCGCGAAAGCGTCGACCAGTTGCTCGGCGAAGGCATGAAGCGGCTCGTGATCGACCTGCGCTACAATGGCGGCGGGATCATGGAGGCGGCCGTCAAGATCGCCGATGAGATGATCGCGGACGGCAAGATCATCGTGTACACGAAGGGGCGCAACGCGCAGTACGATCAGGTGAAGCACTCGACCGCCGGCGGCGAGCTCGAAACCCAGCCGGTGATCGTCCTCGTCAACGAATATTCGGCTTCGGCGAGCGAAATCGTCGCCGGCGCGCTGCAGGATCATGACCGGGCCCTGATCGTCGGTCGCCGGACGTTCGGCAAGGGCCTCGTCCAGTCCCAGTTCGAGCTGCCGGACAAGAGCGTACTCCAGATGACCATCTCCCGGTACTACACGCCGTCGGGCCGGCTCATCCAGACGCCGTACGAAGGCGGCGATCTCGAATCGTACTACGAGAACAAATCGCTCAGCCACGTCACCACGTTCAGCCTCAACGACTACGTGGACAGCGTCCCCGATTCGCTCAAGTTCCGCACCACGCACAACCGGATCGTGTTCGGCGGCGGCGGCATCCTGCCGGACTATATCGTCCCGCTGGACACGCTCTCCTCGCCGGTCGCCGGCGCCATCATCGGTAACCAGCTGGATCAGCTCTTCGCCCGTGAGTGGTTCGAGACCCACGAACAGATGTATCGCGAGCAGTGGTCGGACAAACGCAGCGCGTTTATCAGCTCCTACGAAGTCGACGACGCCACGTGGGACGCCTTCTGGAAATACGCGGCGGACAAGGGCGTCACGCTGACGTCCGACGCCGGCCAGGTTTCCGAAGAGAAGAAGGTCTTTGCCCGTTCCGACGCCAACGAGCAGCGGCTTACGATCGAGACCCGCCTCAAGGCCCTCATCGCACGGCAGCTCTATGGCAGCGGGGTGTGGCATCCGATCGTGAACTCGATCGACCCGGAACTCACCGAAGCGCTCAAATTGTGGGATCGCTCCGCCGCGCTGGCCGCCAATAAATAA
- a CDS encoding zf-HC2 domain-containing protein has product MKPIDDLPADAWIDERLEAFLDDELPPEERAEMERALDARAMWSARLDLAERIKTTLHATDTPPAPPQLTRTILARTRRLWWRERLRHGLNLFVLPLRAAWQPALALASVAMLATFLYFADGLGLRPPSTVPEPSVEQALAEVKWTLGYISKTGKKTGESVQNAMGPMLRETPHE; this is encoded by the coding sequence GTGAAACCCATTGACGACCTGCCGGCTGACGCCTGGATCGATGAACGGCTCGAAGCCTTCCTCGACGACGAGCTGCCTCCCGAAGAACGGGCGGAGATGGAACGCGCCCTGGACGCCCGGGCGATGTGGTCTGCCCGGCTCGACCTGGCGGAGCGCATCAAGACGACCCTCCACGCCACGGACACCCCGCCGGCGCCGCCCCAGCTGACGCGCACCATCCTCGCCCGCACCCGCCGCCTCTGGTGGCGCGAGCGGCTGCGCCACGGGTTGAACCTGTTCGTGCTCCCCCTGCGCGCGGCCTGGCAACCCGCCCTGGCGCTGGCCAGCGTGGCCATGCTCGCCACGTTCCTGTATTTCGCGGACGGCCTCGGCCTCCGCCCCCCTTCGACCGTGCCCGAACCCAGCGTCGAACAGGCCCTGGCCGAAGTCAAATGGACCCTGGGCTACATCAGTAAAACAGGCAAAAAGACGGGCGAGTCCGTGCAAAACGCCATGGGTCCCATGCTGCGAGAAACACCCCATGAGTAA
- a CDS encoding response regulator, with protein sequence MIIEDDEDIRLVAHHLMQALGGFEVEACENGSIALDRVAQFEPDMILCDVMMPVMDGLSTLAELKRTPAHAHIPVIFMSARVQKHEIEEYLGRGAVAVIDKPFDPVALSDRIRAIWAEL encoded by the coding sequence ATGATCATCGAAGACGATGAGGACATCCGTCTCGTCGCGCACCATTTGATGCAGGCGCTGGGGGGCTTCGAGGTGGAGGCCTGCGAGAACGGGAGTATCGCGCTGGATCGCGTGGCGCAATTTGAACCGGATATGATCCTGTGCGACGTGATGATGCCGGTCATGGATGGGTTGAGCACGCTGGCCGAGCTGAAGCGCACGCCGGCGCACGCGCACATTCCGGTCATCTTTATGTCGGCGCGCGTGCAGAAACACGAGATCGAGGAATACCTGGGAAGAGGTGCCGTAGCCGTGATCGACAAGCCGTTCGATCCGGTAGCGCTTTCCGATCGCATCCGCGCTATCTGGGCCGAGCTCTAG
- a CDS encoding response regulator, giving the protein MTDSIANEKLETLRASYLGKLPEKVREIEMALQRVNGSGEDVTNGLREAYGLLHKMIGGAGIYGFTSISTMASTFLDFVRPRKDLQNLPASTLAEIGQLMRALREEVERVVERRQPETESSALRFHPPAHPSLGMHFAGREVFVVDDDPDQTRMLDFVLQQAGFEVATFGALEDLEYALAERTPFAIVSDMMFPENNLAGAEAIARVRSRIDASVPVFFLSARRDIAARLAASRAGATRYFTKPVDVRGLIGAIEKSKRPKSSPVGRVLIIDDDLVPAQFIAAKLTEAGVETDILTSPLLALEAIECSNPDLLLLDYYMPGCTGLELAAVIRQHEAYFDLPIIFLTSEANEEVEMEAVAIGSDDFFRKGMEPDTLVKALKARLSRIKAYASVKKANLWSPEANC; this is encoded by the coding sequence ATGACCGATTCCATTGCAAACGAGAAGCTTGAAACGTTGCGCGCATCCTACCTCGGCAAGCTGCCTGAAAAGGTGAGAGAGATCGAGATGGCGTTGCAACGGGTCAACGGGAGCGGCGAGGACGTGACGAACGGGTTGCGCGAGGCGTATGGATTGCTGCACAAAATGATCGGCGGCGCCGGGATTTATGGGTTCACATCCATATCGACCATGGCGAGCACCTTTCTGGATTTCGTTCGCCCGCGGAAGGACCTGCAGAACCTGCCGGCGTCGACGCTCGCGGAAATCGGTCAGCTCATGCGCGCACTCAGGGAGGAGGTCGAGCGCGTCGTCGAGCGGCGCCAGCCCGAGACGGAATCGTCCGCCCTCCGGTTCCACCCGCCGGCGCACCCTTCGCTGGGCATGCACTTCGCGGGGCGCGAGGTGTTTGTGGTGGATGACGACCCCGATCAAACGCGGATGCTGGACTTTGTCCTGCAGCAGGCCGGTTTCGAGGTCGCCACGTTCGGCGCGCTCGAGGATCTCGAGTACGCCCTCGCCGAGCGGACGCCTTTCGCCATCGTATCCGACATGATGTTCCCCGAGAACAACCTGGCCGGCGCCGAGGCCATAGCCCGGGTTCGGTCGCGCATCGATGCCTCGGTGCCTGTCTTTTTTCTCTCCGCGCGACGGGATATTGCCGCGCGCCTGGCTGCAAGCCGCGCCGGCGCGACGCGTTATTTTACCAAACCCGTCGATGTCCGCGGCCTGATCGGCGCGATCGAGAAGTCGAAGCGCCCCAAGTCATCCCCGGTAGGCCGGGTATTGATCATCGACGACGACCTGGTGCCGGCGCAGTTCATTGCCGCCAAGCTGACGGAAGCCGGCGTCGAGACCGACATCCTCACCAGCCCGCTGCTCGCGTTGGAAGCCATCGAGTGTTCCAACCCGGACCTCCTGCTGCTCGATTATTATATGCCCGGTTGCACCGGACTGGAACTGGCGGCCGTCATTCGCCAGCACGAGGCGTACTTCGATTTGCCGATCATCTTCCTGACGTCCGAAGCGAATGAGGAGGTCGAAATGGAGGCCGTTGCGATCGGGAGCGACGATTTCTTCCGGAAGGGTATGGAGCCTGATACGCTGGTGAAGGCGCTGAAGGCCCGGCTCAGTCGGATCAAGGCTTATGCCTCGGTGAAGAAGGCTAACCTCTGGTCCCCGGAAGCCAACTGTTAG